In Methylocystis echinoides, one genomic interval encodes:
- the ppk2 gene encoding polyphosphate kinase 2 — MDETRNEIAADSVTALEQAAGAVEAEPQDAAPARAAVEPAPQREDVRRLRADSEAIRHAFETGEFPYKTRLSNKVYLDHMAALQVELLKAQNWVKEAGQRIVVLFEGRDAAGKGGTIKRFMEHLNPRGARVVALEKPTERERTQWYFQRYIQHLPAGGEIVFFDRSWYNRAGVERVMNFCTPNEYLDFMRQCPDLERMFVSSGVRLYKYWFSVTREEQMRRFKARQTDPLKQWKLSPIDRASMDKWDDYTEAKEAMFFFTDTADSPWVVIKSDDKKRARLNCMQHFLSSLDYPNKDHSVVRGPDPLIVGASAHVIGRSEHIVGRSLTMDLEKKRKRG; from the coding sequence ATGGACGAAACCAGAAACGAGATCGCCGCCGATTCCGTCACAGCGCTCGAACAAGCCGCCGGCGCGGTCGAAGCGGAACCGCAGGACGCCGCTCCGGCGCGCGCCGCGGTCGAGCCTGCGCCGCAGCGAGAGGACGTCCGCCGGCTGCGCGCCGATTCGGAGGCGATCCGCCACGCCTTCGAGACGGGCGAGTTTCCCTACAAGACGCGACTGTCGAACAAGGTCTACCTCGACCATATGGCCGCCTTGCAGGTCGAGTTGCTCAAGGCCCAGAACTGGGTCAAGGAGGCCGGCCAGCGCATCGTCGTGCTGTTCGAGGGCCGCGACGCCGCCGGCAAGGGCGGCACGATCAAGCGGTTCATGGAGCATCTCAACCCGCGCGGCGCCCGCGTCGTCGCGTTGGAGAAGCCCACCGAGCGCGAGCGCACCCAGTGGTATTTTCAGCGTTACATCCAGCACCTGCCGGCGGGCGGCGAGATCGTCTTCTTCGACCGCAGCTGGTACAACCGCGCCGGCGTCGAACGCGTCATGAACTTTTGCACGCCGAACGAATATCTCGACTTCATGCGCCAGTGTCCCGATCTCGAGCGCATGTTCGTAAGCTCTGGCGTCAGACTCTACAAATACTGGTTTTCCGTGACGCGCGAGGAGCAGATGCGCCGCTTCAAGGCGCGGCAGACCGATCCGCTGAAACAGTGGAAGCTGTCGCCCATCGATCGAGCCTCCATGGATAAATGGGACGATTACACCGAGGCGAAGGAGGCGATGTTCTTCTTCACCGACACAGCGGATTCGCCCTGGGTCGTGATCAAGTCCGACGACAAGAAGCGCGCGCGCCTGAATTGCATGCAGCACTTCCTGTCGAGCCTCGATTATCCCAACAAGGACCACAGCGTCGTGCGCGGCCCCGACCCGCTGATCGTGGGAGCCAGCGCGCATGTCATCGGCCGCAGCGAGCACATCGTCGGCAGGTCGCTGACGATGGATCTCGAGAAAAAGCGCAAGCGCGGGTAG
- the tpiA gene encoding triose-phosphate isomerase produces MTRRPLVAGNWKMNGSLASLAEVAAMGGAYDVALKARVELIVCPPATLVAMAVEVATRLGIGLGGQDCHVDASGAHTGDISAEMLKDAGASYVIVGHSERRADHGETDAIVQAKAAAALRAGLTPIVCVGETRAEREAGDALAVVGAQIDGSLPADAPDTIVVAYEPVWAIGTGLTPTPADVAQMHAFARERIEQRLGGGKSVNVRILYGGSVKPANAQELMSIANVDGALVGGASLTAKDFVAIADAYRLIGALSA; encoded by the coding sequence ATGACTCGCCGCCCGCTCGTCGCCGGTAACTGGAAAATGAACGGGTCGCTCGCATCCCTCGCCGAGGTCGCGGCCATGGGTGGAGCCTATGATGTGGCGCTGAAGGCGCGGGTCGAGCTGATCGTCTGCCCGCCCGCGACGCTCGTCGCCATGGCGGTCGAGGTCGCGACGCGCTTGGGGATCGGGCTGGGCGGCCAGGATTGCCATGTCGACGCCAGCGGCGCGCATACGGGCGACATTTCCGCCGAAATGCTCAAGGACGCCGGCGCGTCCTATGTCATCGTGGGCCACAGCGAGCGGCGGGCCGACCATGGCGAGACCGACGCCATTGTGCAGGCCAAGGCTGCGGCGGCGCTGCGGGCCGGGCTCACGCCGATTGTCTGCGTCGGCGAGACCCGCGCCGAGCGCGAAGCCGGCGACGCCCTCGCCGTCGTGGGGGCGCAGATCGACGGCTCGCTGCCCGCCGACGCGCCGGACACGATCGTCGTCGCCTATGAGCCGGTCTGGGCGATCGGCACGGGGCTGACGCCAACGCCCGCCGACGTCGCCCAGATGCACGCCTTCGCACGCGAACGGATCGAGCAGCGGCTCGGCGGCGGCAAGAGCGTGAACGTGCGCATTCTCTACGGCGGCTCCGTGAAGCCGGCCAACGCCCAAGAGCTGATGAGTATCGCCAATGTCGACGGCGCGCTGGTCGGCGGCGCCAGCCTCACCGCCAAGGACTTCGTGGCGATCGCCGACGCCTATCGCTTGATCGGCGCGCTTTCGGCGTGA
- a CDS encoding SurA N-terminal domain-containing protein, producing MLEGLRVASQNWIGRAIMAVVMGVIVISFAIWGVGDVFRGFTAQRLARVGAGEVTVDQFRTAFQNDLRRVQQKMRRAVTAEEAHRAGMDLQVLERLITDVALDQKARNLGLASSDETTQRIIANEKAFQTNGAFDADKFKAIARDAGYTERGFLADQKAAYLRKALTDIVIAGVEPPKLMVEAIHRFRNEARSVDYFVLPVSAAGDAQKPSEEELKKYFQDREQTFRAKEYRKLTVVEASPSTIAKVADVSDDDARKLYDDVKGKRYGTPEKREVRQLVFKSDAEAQDAVAKLKGGADIDALAAELKRNPKDVDLGLVEKRDFGDAKVGDAVFALPQPGVAEPVTTAFGTVISVVKKISPAVTTKTFDQAKTELKAEIATQRAGPQVSKLHDAIEDQRAAGKTLAEAAAAAGVQTRVIDGVDDAGRGKDGKAIEVPAGADLLKAAFASDIGVDNETVATRDGGHVWFEVNAIEPARQKTFEEVKDSVAETMRAENAQKALSAKADEIVAKIKGGQSIEDAAKALKLEVKRATEVKRAQRPDFTVNTIVQFFDVPPGGAGSATVDNGRLIFVVKDAQTPPFDPNSVESKIIADQLKPAVQNDLLEQYVGGLEKALNVEINQKALEAAVGVGKEEQ from the coding sequence ATGCTCGAGGGCCTGCGCGTCGCATCGCAGAACTGGATCGGCCGCGCCATCATGGCGGTTGTGATGGGCGTCATCGTGATCAGTTTCGCGATCTGGGGCGTCGGAGACGTCTTCCGCGGCTTCACGGCGCAGCGCCTCGCCCGAGTGGGCGCCGGCGAGGTGACGGTCGACCAGTTCCGCACCGCCTTCCAGAACGATCTGCGCCGCGTGCAGCAGAAAATGCGCCGCGCCGTCACCGCCGAGGAGGCCCATCGCGCCGGCATGGACCTGCAGGTCTTGGAGCGCCTGATCACCGACGTCGCCCTCGACCAGAAGGCGCGCAACCTCGGCCTCGCCTCCAGCGACGAGACGACCCAGCGCATCATCGCCAACGAGAAGGCGTTCCAGACGAACGGCGCCTTCGACGCGGACAAGTTCAAGGCCATCGCCCGCGACGCCGGCTACACCGAGCGCGGCTTCCTCGCCGACCAGAAGGCCGCCTATCTTCGCAAGGCCTTGACCGACATCGTCATCGCCGGCGTCGAGCCGCCGAAGCTGATGGTCGAGGCCATTCATCGCTTCCGCAACGAGGCCCGTTCGGTCGACTATTTCGTCCTGCCTGTCTCCGCCGCCGGCGACGCTCAGAAGCCGAGCGAGGAGGAGCTGAAGAAATATTTCCAGGACCGCGAGCAGACGTTCCGCGCCAAGGAATATCGCAAGCTCACGGTCGTTGAGGCGAGCCCCTCCACCATCGCCAAGGTCGCCGACGTCTCCGACGACGACGCGCGCAAGCTTTATGACGACGTCAAAGGCAAGCGCTATGGGACGCCCGAGAAGCGCGAGGTGCGCCAGCTCGTCTTCAAGTCCGACGCGGAAGCGCAGGACGCCGTCGCCAAGCTCAAGGGCGGCGCGGACATCGACGCGCTCGCCGCCGAGCTGAAGCGCAATCCCAAGGACGTCGATCTGGGCCTCGTCGAGAAGCGCGACTTTGGCGACGCCAAGGTCGGCGACGCCGTCTTCGCCTTGCCGCAGCCGGGCGTCGCGGAGCCGGTGACGACCGCCTTCGGCACGGTCATCTCCGTTGTGAAGAAGATTTCGCCTGCGGTGACCACCAAGACCTTCGACCAGGCGAAGACCGAGCTCAAGGCCGAGATCGCGACGCAGCGCGCCGGCCCGCAGGTCAGCAAGCTGCACGATGCGATCGAGGATCAGCGCGCCGCCGGCAAGACGCTGGCCGAAGCCGCCGCCGCGGCGGGCGTCCAGACCCGCGTGATCGACGGCGTCGACGACGCGGGGCGCGGCAAGGACGGAAAGGCGATCGAGGTTCCCGCCGGCGCCGACCTCTTGAAGGCGGCCTTCGCTTCCGACATCGGCGTGGACAATGAAACCGTCGCGACGCGCGACGGCGGCCATGTCTGGTTCGAGGTGAACGCCATCGAGCCCGCCCGCCAGAAGACGTTCGAAGAGGTGAAAGACTCGGTCGCCGAAACCATGCGCGCGGAAAACGCCCAGAAGGCGCTCTCCGCCAAAGCGGACGAGATCGTGGCCAAGATCAAGGGCGGGCAGTCCATCGAGGACGCCGCCAAGGCGCTCAAACTCGAGGTGAAGCGCGCAACCGAGGTGAAGCGCGCGCAGCGGCCCGACTTCACGGTCAACACCATCGTGCAGTTCTTCGACGTTCCGCCCGGCGGCGCGGGCTCCGCCACGGTCGACAACGGCCGGCTGATCTTCGTCGTGAAGGACGCGCAGACGCCGCCCTTCGACCCGAACTCCGTTGAATCCAAGATCATCGCCGACCAGCTCAAGCCAGCCGTGCAGAACGATCTCCTCGAGCAATATGTCGGCGGCCTCGAAAAGGCGCTCAACGTCGAGATCAATCAGAAGGCGCTCGAAGCCGCCGTCGGAGTGGGCAAGGAAGAACAGTGA
- a CDS encoding DUF6163 family protein, with amino-acid sequence MADPSIYDDGDDPYRPIRVGDPGPAGDAAKWGMLLSRFMRIVALFWLMQGLMHWRIVLMAKQSIFDTMPQNAAFAVIFFAVLDLVAGVGLWLATPWGGVLWLLIASAQIFLTLSMPGFFVGGYWLIGVNALLIIMYFGLTFEAGQDVDAPRLRERRRRREARARPAPRQEG; translated from the coding sequence ATGGCCGATCCCAGCATCTATGACGACGGCGACGATCCTTATCGTCCGATCCGGGTCGGCGATCCCGGCCCCGCGGGCGACGCGGCCAAATGGGGCATGCTGCTGTCGCGCTTCATGCGCATCGTCGCGCTGTTCTGGCTGATGCAGGGCTTAATGCACTGGCGCATCGTGCTCATGGCCAAACAGTCGATCTTCGACACGATGCCGCAAAACGCCGCCTTCGCGGTGATTTTTTTCGCGGTGCTCGATCTCGTCGCCGGCGTCGGCCTCTGGCTCGCGACGCCCTGGGGCGGCGTGCTCTGGCTGCTCATCGCCAGCGCGCAGATCTTTCTCACCCTGAGCATGCCGGGCTTTTTCGTCGGCGGCTATTGGCTGATCGGCGTCAATGCGCTTCTCATCATCATGTATTTCGGCCTGACCTTCGAGGCTGGCCAGGACGTCGACGCGCCGCGTCTGCGGGAGCGCCGACGCCGCAGAGAGGCGCGCGCCCGCCCCGCCCCGCGTCAGGAAGGCTGA
- the trpE gene encoding anthranilate synthase component I — protein sequence MTGAVFEPDFGAFAADYDAGRPRLVVTRLVGDLETPVSAYLKLSRERAGSTFLLESVEGGAARGRYSMIGLDPDVIFRAVGDRAEINRDALADANAFAPCGVAPLAALRQLIAESAIPAAAPQSPPMAAGVFGYLGYDMVRQMERLAPAKDDKIGVPDALFIRPTVMVVFDTVRDEISIVTPVRPRAGVAAKAAYEAALARLDRVVATLEAPLEHRDAGCDPALLAEEPVSNTPKSRFLEMVERAKEYIRAGDIFQVVLSQRFTAPFALPAFALYRALRRVNPAPFLCFLDFGAFQIVCSSPEILVRVAEGKVTIRPIAGTRWRSENKVEDERLAAELLADEKERAEHLMLLDLGRNDVGRVAKTGTVRVTDSFTIERYSHVMHIVSNVEGELDESRFDCIDALAAGFPAGTVSGAPKVRAMEIIDELETDKRGIYGGCIGYFGSAGQMDTCIVLRTAIVKDGKMHVQAGAGVVYDSEPEYENRECANKAKALFRAAEEAVRFAARARRGQ from the coding sequence GTGACAGGCGCCGTGTTCGAGCCCGACTTCGGGGCTTTCGCCGCCGATTACGACGCCGGACGTCCGAGGCTCGTCGTGACGCGCCTCGTCGGCGATCTGGAGACGCCGGTCTCCGCTTATCTGAAACTCTCGCGCGAGCGCGCCGGCTCGACCTTCCTGCTCGAATCGGTCGAGGGCGGCGCCGCGCGGGGGCGCTACTCGATGATCGGCCTCGACCCGGACGTGATCTTCCGCGCGGTGGGCGACCGGGCCGAAATCAACCGCGACGCGCTCGCGGACGCCAACGCCTTTGCGCCCTGTGGCGTGGCGCCGCTCGCGGCGCTGCGCCAGCTCATCGCGGAATCCGCCATCCCGGCCGCCGCGCCGCAGTCGCCGCCAATGGCCGCCGGCGTCTTCGGCTATCTCGGCTACGACATGGTGCGCCAGATGGAGCGGCTGGCGCCCGCCAAGGACGACAAGATCGGCGTTCCGGACGCGCTGTTCATCCGCCCGACCGTCATGGTCGTCTTCGATACTGTCCGCGATGAAATCTCCATCGTGACCCCGGTGCGCCCGCGCGCGGGCGTCGCCGCCAAGGCCGCCTATGAGGCGGCGCTGGCGCGTCTCGACAGGGTCGTCGCGACGCTGGAGGCGCCGCTCGAACATCGCGACGCCGGCTGCGATCCCGCGCTCCTCGCCGAAGAGCCGGTTTCCAACACGCCGAAGTCCCGTTTCCTCGAGATGGTGGAGCGGGCGAAGGAATATATCCGCGCGGGCGATATTTTTCAGGTCGTGCTCTCGCAGCGTTTCACCGCGCCTTTCGCGCTGCCCGCCTTCGCGCTCTATCGCGCGCTGCGCCGCGTCAATCCCGCGCCGTTCCTCTGCTTCCTCGACTTCGGCGCGTTTCAGATCGTCTGCTCGAGCCCGGAAATTCTCGTGCGAGTCGCCGAAGGCAAGGTCACCATCCGACCGATCGCCGGCACGCGCTGGCGCAGCGAGAACAAGGTCGAGGACGAGCGGCTCGCCGCCGAACTTCTCGCCGACGAGAAAGAGCGCGCCGAGCATCTCATGCTGCTGGATCTCGGCCGCAACGACGTCGGCCGCGTCGCGAAAACCGGGACGGTGCGCGTCACCGACAGTTTTACGATCGAGCGCTACAGCCACGTCATGCATATCGTCTCGAATGTCGAAGGCGAGTTGGACGAGAGCCGTTTCGACTGCATCGACGCGCTCGCGGCGGGCTTTCCCGCCGGCACGGTCTCCGGCGCGCCCAAGGTGCGGGCCATGGAGATCATCGACGAACTCGAGACCGACAAGCGCGGCATTTACGGCGGCTGCATCGGCTATTTCGGCTCTGCGGGACAGATGGACACCTGCATCGTGTTGCGCACGGCGATCGTCAAAGACGGCAAGATGCATGTGCAGGCCGGCGCGGGCGTCGTCTATGATAGCGAGCCCGAATATGAAAACCGCGAGTGCGCGAACAAGGCGAAGGCGTTGTTCCGCGCCGCCGAGGAAGCCGTCCGCTTCGCCGCCCGCGCGCGCCGGGGGCAATGA
- the ldtR gene encoding transcriptional regulator LdtR has protein sequence MKTAQPARNEAAADRAGEVRPVYLEALTLVERLHRRLLDVIKDEFDRRDRGDVNAVQALLLYNIGDKELTASELRTRGYYLGSNVSYNVKKLVDTGYLHHARSRLDRRSVRISLTPKGKEVHDIVAQLYDKHAKTIEQIGGVSPEEFRSLNQSLTRLERFWTDQIRFRL, from the coding sequence ATGAAGACCGCCCAGCCCGCCAGAAACGAAGCCGCCGCCGACCGCGCGGGCGAGGTGAGGCCGGTCTATCTTGAGGCGCTCACCCTCGTCGAGCGTCTGCATCGTCGCCTGCTCGACGTCATCAAGGACGAGTTCGACCGCCGCGACCGCGGCGACGTCAACGCTGTGCAGGCGCTCCTGCTCTACAATATCGGCGACAAGGAGCTGACCGCGAGCGAACTGCGCACGCGCGGCTATTATCTGGGCTCCAACGTCTCCTACAACGTCAAGAAGCTCGTCGACACGGGCTATCTGCACCATGCTCGCTCGCGCCTCGACCGCCGCTCCGTGCGCATCAGCCTCACCCCCAAAGGCAAGGAAGTCCACGACATTGTCGCGCAGCTCTACGACAAGCACGCCAAGACGATCGAGCAGATCGGCGGCGTCTCTCCCGAGGAGTTCCGCTCCCTGAACCAGTCGCTCACCCGTCTCGAGCGCTTCTGGACGGACCAGATTCGCTTCCGTCTCTGA
- a CDS encoding bifunctional nicotinamide-nucleotide adenylyltransferase/Nudix hydroxylase produces the protein MAKYDLAVVVARFQPVQNSHCVLLEHALAQAHRALALVGSSDAARTPKQPWSYAERAEMIAAALGPAASRVTTLPLRDHLYNAHRWRAETQAQVARVAGDAQSVALFCAAHDARAFPQWAQIVIDLPPAPSAEAICEALFADSDSGLRLIEDHTPEAVFDMISTFCRSGAFARLREEYRIIQAERGAWAQAPFPTIFVTVDAVVAHSGHVLLVERRHDPGRGLWALPGGFVEPHETVRDAAIRELREETMIEVSTSALLGHLRDAVVFDDPQRSLRGRTITHAFFFDFPSGDLPEVQGGDDAACARWVPMHEISGMRSRMFEDHFFILEHFLGLD, from the coding sequence GTGGCGAAATACGATCTCGCGGTTGTCGTCGCGCGCTTCCAACCCGTGCAGAACTCGCATTGCGTCCTTCTCGAGCATGCGCTCGCGCAGGCCCATCGCGCGCTTGCGCTCGTCGGCTCCTCTGACGCCGCGCGCACGCCCAAGCAACCGTGGAGCTATGCGGAGCGCGCCGAGATGATCGCGGCCGCGCTCGGGCCGGCGGCGTCGCGCGTCACGACGCTGCCGCTGCGCGACCATCTCTACAATGCGCACCGCTGGCGCGCCGAAACGCAGGCGCAGGTGGCGCGCGTCGCAGGCGACGCACAATCCGTCGCGCTCTTTTGCGCGGCGCACGACGCCCGTGCGTTTCCGCAATGGGCGCAGATTGTGATCGATCTGCCGCCGGCGCCTTCGGCTGAAGCAATTTGCGAAGCGCTCTTTGCAGATTCAGACAGCGGCCTGCGCTTGATCGAAGACCATACGCCGGAGGCGGTCTTCGACATGATCTCGACATTCTGCCGTTCCGGCGCCTTTGCGCGTCTGCGCGAAGAATATCGCATCATCCAGGCGGAACGCGGGGCTTGGGCCCAGGCGCCGTTTCCGACGATCTTCGTCACGGTCGACGCCGTCGTCGCACATTCGGGCCATGTGCTGCTCGTCGAACGCCGGCATGATCCGGGGCGTGGGCTGTGGGCGCTGCCGGGCGGCTTCGTCGAGCCGCACGAAACAGTGCGCGACGCGGCGATCCGCGAATTGCGCGAAGAGACGATGATCGAGGTTTCAACCTCGGCGCTGCTCGGCCATCTGCGCGACGCGGTCGTGTTCGACGACCCGCAGCGGTCGCTGCGCGGGCGCACGATCACCCACGCCTTCTTCTTCGACTTTCCGTCGGGAGATCTGCCGGAGGTTCAAGGCGGCGACGACGCAGCTTGCGCACGCTGGGTCCCGATGCATGAAATCAGCGGCATGCGATCGCGCATGTTCGAGGATCACTTCTTCATCCTCGAACATTTTCTTGGTCTCGATTGA